A DNA window from Micromonospora inyonensis contains the following coding sequences:
- a CDS encoding LysE/ArgO family amino acid transporter yields the protein MSPPAVVTAFLAGLVAGYGVAVPVGAIAVLVVGLTARTSFRVGAAAALGVATADGLYAAVATLGGTVVAGLVTPVAGPLRLVAAGVLLALAVHGAWRALRRRAPATTAPARRGLDTPSRAFLGVLALTLLNPATIVYFAALVLGRSDAAEPLAAGLFVLGAFLASASWQLLVAAGGSLVGRALTGPRGRLVTALASSTIIAVLAVVMLLG from the coding sequence GTGTCCCCACCTGCCGTCGTGACCGCCTTCCTCGCCGGCCTGGTCGCCGGCTACGGCGTGGCCGTACCGGTCGGCGCGATCGCGGTGCTGGTCGTCGGCCTGACCGCGCGTACCTCGTTCCGGGTGGGAGCCGCCGCCGCGCTCGGTGTCGCCACCGCCGACGGGCTCTACGCAGCCGTCGCCACGCTGGGCGGGACCGTGGTCGCCGGGCTGGTCACTCCGGTCGCCGGCCCGTTGCGGCTGGTCGCCGCCGGGGTCCTGCTCGCCCTCGCCGTCCACGGCGCGTGGCGGGCACTGCGCCGGCGCGCGCCGGCCACCACGGCACCGGCCCGGCGCGGACTGGACACCCCGTCGCGGGCCTTCCTCGGCGTCCTGGCGCTGACCCTGCTCAACCCGGCGACGATCGTCTACTTCGCGGCGCTCGTCCTCGGCCGCTCCGACGCCGCCGAACCGCTGGCCGCCGGACTCTTCGTGCTCGGCGCGTTCCTCGCCTCGGCGAGCTGGCAACTCCTCGTCGCCGCCGGTGGCAGCCTCGTCGGCCGCGCGCTGACCGGCCCCCGTGGCCGGCTGGTCACCGCCCTCGCGTCGAGCACGATCATCGCCGTCCTCGCCGTCGTGATGCTGCTCGGCTGA
- a CDS encoding acVLRF1 family peptidyl-tRNA hydrolase: MRSWPAAGGGRWVEVEPARITRWVDGFTTRHGTPDVSPQPYGLLLTAPDGATAELHAPPGAPPTPDVPGFAAAATTSRRVGLLLVRKGGVAIGVADGDTLTASKVDTRYVQGRTAAGGWSQQRFARRRDNQAKAVLDEAADLAVRLLLPEASRLTALVTGGDRRAIDTVLADRRLAPLAALRAERLLDVPEPRHAVLLAAIPAAHAVHVLVRDPDSGT; the protein is encoded by the coding sequence ATGCGCAGTTGGCCGGCAGCGGGTGGGGGACGCTGGGTCGAGGTCGAACCGGCCCGGATCACCCGCTGGGTCGACGGGTTCACCACCCGGCACGGCACACCGGATGTCAGCCCCCAGCCGTACGGCCTCCTGCTCACCGCGCCCGACGGCGCCACCGCCGAACTGCACGCCCCGCCCGGCGCGCCCCCCACCCCGGACGTGCCGGGCTTCGCGGCGGCGGCCACCACGTCCCGCCGGGTCGGCCTGCTGCTGGTGCGCAAGGGCGGGGTGGCGATCGGGGTGGCCGACGGCGACACGTTGACCGCCTCGAAGGTCGACACGCGCTACGTGCAGGGGCGTACCGCCGCCGGGGGCTGGTCGCAGCAGCGCTTCGCCCGTCGCCGCGACAACCAGGCCAAGGCGGTCCTGGACGAGGCCGCCGACCTGGCCGTCCGCCTTCTGCTCCCGGAGGCGTCGAGACTCACCGCCCTGGTGACCGGCGGCGACCGGCGGGCGATCGACACCGTCCTCGCCGACCGTCGCCTCGCCCCGCTGGCGGCGCTGCGCGCCGAGCGCCTGCTCGACGTCCCCGAACCCCGGCACGCCGTCCTGCTCGCCGCGATCCCCGCCGCCCACGCCGTCCACGTCCTCGTCCGCGACCCTGACTCCGGAACCTAG
- a CDS encoding TolB family protein, with amino-acid sequence MRAMRILLTTTVTAAVVLAAAPPAAAKWATTTRVSVSTTGFQSNDRSDDPAISADGRYVTFDSDASNLVPDDTNGVSDIFVRDRITGTTTRVSVSTTGDQANQFSRASAISADGRYVTYQSLATNLVPDDTNDEIDVFVRDRATGTTSRVSVSTNEYQANHYSELPAMSADGRYITYHSLATNLVPNDTNSAYDVFVRDQINGTTRRVSVSTAGDQGDGDSFDPAISADGRYVSYTSGASNLVPDDTNGDLTDVFVWDRTTGTTRRISVSTTGNQGDNSSFTSVLSADGGYVSYASDASNLVADDSNDATDIFVWNRATGTTRRISVSTTGNQGDNVSRSPAISASGRYVTYQSLATNLVPDDTNGVTDILVQDRITGTTRRVSVSTSGNQANQHSEFPAISADGRYISYQSPATNLVPDDTNGVTDIFVRNRGGF; translated from the coding sequence ATGAGAGCTATGCGAATTTTGCTCACCACGACAGTCACCGCGGCAGTGGTCCTCGCAGCCGCCCCACCGGCCGCCGCGAAGTGGGCCACCACCACCCGGGTCAGCGTCTCCACCACCGGCTTCCAGAGCAATGACCGTAGCGACGACCCGGCGATCAGCGCCGACGGCCGCTACGTCACCTTCGACTCGGACGCCTCCAACCTTGTACCCGACGACACCAACGGCGTCAGCGACATCTTCGTTCGGGACCGGATCACCGGCACCACCACCCGCGTCAGCGTCTCCACCACCGGCGACCAGGCCAACCAGTTCAGCCGGGCTTCGGCGATCAGCGCCGACGGCCGGTACGTCACCTACCAGTCCCTGGCGACCAACCTCGTACCCGACGACACCAACGACGAGATCGACGTCTTCGTCCGGGACCGCGCCACCGGCACCACCAGTCGCGTCAGCGTCTCCACCAACGAATACCAGGCCAACCACTACAGCGAACTCCCGGCGATGAGCGCCGACGGCCGCTACATCACCTACCACTCCCTGGCGACCAACCTCGTACCCAACGACACGAACAGCGCCTACGACGTCTTCGTCCGGGACCAGATCAACGGCACCACCCGCCGTGTCAGCGTGTCGACCGCCGGCGACCAGGGCGACGGAGACAGCTTCGATCCGGCGATCAGCGCCGACGGCCGTTATGTCAGCTACACCTCGGGTGCCTCGAACCTCGTCCCGGACGACACCAACGGCGACCTCACCGACGTCTTCGTCTGGGACCGCACCACGGGCACCACCCGCAGGATCAGCGTCTCCACCACCGGCAACCAGGGCGACAACAGCAGCTTCACCTCGGTACTCAGCGCCGACGGCGGCTATGTCAGCTACGCCTCGGACGCCTCGAACCTCGTCGCCGACGACAGCAACGACGCCACCGACATCTTCGTCTGGAACCGGGCCACCGGCACCACCCGCAGGATCAGCGTCTCCACCACCGGCAACCAGGGCGACAACGTCAGCCGAAGCCCGGCGATCAGCGCGAGCGGCCGCTACGTCACCTACCAGTCCCTGGCGACCAACCTCGTACCCGACGACACCAACGGTGTCACCGACATCCTCGTCCAGGACCGGATCACCGGCACCACCCGCCGCGTCAGCGTCTCCACCAGCGGCAACCAGGCCAACCAGCACAGCGAATTCCCGGCAATCAGCGCCGACGGCCGCTACATCAGCTACCAGTCTCCGGCGACCAACCTCGTACCTGACGACACCAACGGCGTGACCGACATCTTCGTCCGGAACCGGGGCGGCTTCTAG
- a CDS encoding DUF559 domain-containing protein produces the protein MNEVLRDLVERSGGLVTRAVATQVVPPWTLQYACATGHLVRVLPEVFAAAHLLGPHPGLPTLSRLHPALGHRAVCAWAGGRAALSHLSALHVWGLRQQTTGDVLHLSAALNPTIRTRAGVRVHRRHGFVVESPQVVQRNGLPVTRLDQTLVDSWPLLPTDDRRAPVIRAVNDRHTTPERLRHALDSTPKLTDRAALRTLLTRLAEGCRSPLEIWGHEHVFTVPGMPPFQRQVRITVGQRTMYLDMFAERERVNIELDGATTHGDPRQREVDLRRDALLATIGILVVRFAHRRLVHEVDQVRRETLAILASRAT, from the coding sequence GTGAACGAGGTGCTGCGGGACCTGGTGGAGCGGAGCGGCGGACTGGTCACCCGCGCAGTGGCGACGCAGGTGGTGCCGCCGTGGACGCTCCAGTACGCGTGCGCCACCGGACACCTGGTACGGGTGCTGCCCGAGGTTTTCGCCGCAGCGCACCTGCTGGGCCCGCACCCCGGGCTTCCCACCCTCAGCCGCCTCCACCCCGCACTCGGGCACCGGGCGGTCTGCGCCTGGGCCGGCGGCAGGGCCGCGCTCAGCCACCTCAGCGCGCTCCACGTGTGGGGCCTGCGTCAGCAGACGACCGGCGACGTCCTGCACCTGAGCGCAGCACTGAACCCCACCATCCGCACCCGTGCCGGCGTACGCGTGCACCGACGGCACGGCTTTGTCGTCGAGTCGCCTCAGGTGGTGCAAAGGAACGGCCTGCCGGTCACCCGCCTCGACCAGACCCTGGTCGACTCGTGGCCCCTGTTGCCGACGGACGACCGACGGGCACCGGTGATCCGAGCGGTCAACGACCGCCACACCACCCCGGAACGGCTGCGCCACGCCTTGGACAGCACACCGAAACTGACCGACCGGGCCGCCCTCCGGACCCTGCTGACCCGGCTCGCCGAGGGCTGCCGCAGCCCGCTGGAGATCTGGGGACACGAGCACGTCTTCACGGTCCCCGGAATGCCACCCTTCCAGCGGCAGGTCCGCATCACCGTCGGGCAGCGCACCATGTACCTCGACATGTTCGCGGAGCGGGAACGCGTCAACATCGAACTCGACGGCGCGACCACGCACGGCGACCCGCGACAGCGGGAGGTCGACCTGCGCCGGGACGCCCTGCTGGCGACCATCGGCATCCTGGTGGTCCGCTTCGCCCACCGCCGCCTCGTGCACGAGGTCGACCAGGTACGCCGGGAAACCCTGGCCATCCTTGCCAGCCGCGCGACCTGA
- a CDS encoding DUF3024 domain-containing protein, whose product MAARGLPEAAVAQVRRWCAERVPEHVRDQVRIECEEAPRHLTVVECRPPWDADPEAEWTRLPVARFHYTRSTDTWALYHRDRDLRFHRYSPAPPSGDIGTLLTEVERDPTAIFWG is encoded by the coding sequence ATGGCAGCACGAGGATTACCCGAGGCAGCGGTGGCTCAGGTGCGCCGTTGGTGCGCGGAGCGGGTGCCCGAGCATGTCCGTGACCAGGTGCGCATCGAGTGCGAGGAGGCGCCCCGCCACCTGACCGTGGTGGAGTGCCGACCGCCCTGGGACGCGGATCCGGAAGCCGAGTGGACGAGGCTGCCGGTGGCCCGCTTCCACTACACCCGAAGCACCGACACCTGGGCGCTGTACCACCGCGACCGCGATCTCCGTTTCCACCGCTACTCTCCGGCCCCGCCGAGCGGCGACATCGGCACCCTGCTCACCGAGGTGGAGCGGGACCCCACCGCGATTTTCTGGGGCTGA
- a CDS encoding winged helix-turn-helix domain-containing protein produces the protein MPITADYIRIADDIVADIRAQKLKPGEKLPSITQLAATYKVSPSTVKQVYVRLEALRVIWRHQGKGVFVNDPAFWMREP, from the coding sequence ATGCCGATCACCGCCGACTACATCCGTATCGCCGACGACATCGTCGCCGACATTCGAGCCCAGAAGCTCAAGCCGGGCGAGAAGCTGCCCTCGATCACGCAGCTCGCGGCGACGTACAAGGTCAGTCCGTCGACGGTCAAGCAGGTCTACGTGCGGCTCGAAGCTCTACGGGTGATCTGGCGACACCAGGGCAAGGGTGTGTTCGTCAACGATCCTGCGTTCTGGATGCGGGAACCGTGA
- the ypfJ gene encoding KPN_02809 family neutral zinc metallopeptidase, with amino-acid sequence MELNENARIDTSQVDDRRGSGGGGGLGIPIPVGGGGRGGLVGMIIAVVVALVGGGFGLNAAIDGGGSEQGDNSSLEQKCSTENALDQLDCRNTLYVNSIQAYWQTALPERFGERYQAADTVFFSQAVSTGCGNADSGVGPFYCPADKQVYIDLTFYQVLADQLGASGEFAQPYVLAHEYGHHVQTLLGTEQQVRRQQQRDPNNANALSVKMELQADCYAGAWAKNATGTADASGQKIFTSISEQDISQAIDAAEKIGDDAISKRANRPVNPDEFTHGTSEQRREWFTRGYESGDPKQCDTFSGSV; translated from the coding sequence ATGGAGCTGAACGAGAACGCGCGCATCGACACCAGTCAGGTCGACGACCGGCGAGGGTCCGGCGGCGGAGGCGGCCTCGGCATCCCCATCCCGGTCGGCGGCGGGGGCAGGGGCGGGCTGGTCGGCATGATCATCGCGGTGGTGGTGGCCCTGGTGGGTGGCGGCTTCGGGCTGAACGCGGCCATCGACGGCGGCGGGTCGGAGCAGGGTGACAACTCGTCGCTGGAGCAGAAGTGCTCCACCGAGAACGCCCTCGACCAGCTCGACTGCCGCAACACGCTCTACGTCAACTCGATCCAGGCGTACTGGCAGACGGCGCTGCCGGAGCGGTTCGGCGAGCGGTACCAGGCGGCCGACACGGTCTTCTTCAGCCAGGCCGTCTCCACCGGCTGCGGCAACGCCGACTCCGGCGTCGGCCCGTTCTACTGCCCCGCCGACAAGCAGGTCTACATCGACCTCACCTTCTACCAGGTCCTCGCCGACCAGCTCGGCGCCTCCGGCGAGTTCGCCCAGCCGTACGTGCTGGCCCACGAGTACGGCCACCACGTGCAGACCCTGCTCGGCACCGAGCAGCAGGTGCGCCGCCAGCAGCAGCGCGACCCGAACAACGCCAACGCGCTCTCGGTGAAGATGGAACTCCAGGCCGACTGCTACGCCGGGGCCTGGGCGAAGAACGCCACCGGCACCGCCGACGCGAGCGGCCAGAAGATCTTCACCAGCATCAGTGAGCAGGACATCAGCCAGGCCATCGACGCCGCCGAGAAGATCGGCGACGACGCCATCTCGAAGCGGGCGAACCGGCCGGTGAACCCGGACGAGTTCACCCACGGCACGTCGGAGCAGCGCCGCGAGTGGTTCACCCGGGGGTACGAGTCCGGCGACCCGAAGCAGTGCGACACCTTCAGCGGCAGCGTGTGA
- a CDS encoding ABC-F family ATP-binding cassette domain-containing protein, translated as MITATGLELRAGARILLSDTTLRVQPGDRIGLVGRNGAGKTTTLKVLAGEGQPYAGQIDRRSNIGYLPQDPRTGDLEVTGRDRVLSARGLDVLMTQMQEIEAKLADGADERMVRRYGALEDQFASLGGYAAEAEAARICANLGLPDRALAQTIGTLSGGQRRRIELARILFRDAGENGGGILLLDEPTNHLDADSITWLRSFLANHKGGLIVISHDASLLEAVVNKVWFLDATRSVVDVYNLGWKAYLEARETDERRRRRERANAEKKAGALMAQADKMRAKATKTVAAQNMARRAERLLSGLEEVRVSDRVAKVRFPTPAPCGKTPLTATGLSKSYGSLEIFTDVNVAVDRGSRVAILGLNGAGKTTLLRMLGGLLEPDTGSVDAGHGLRLGYYAQEHETLDVDRTVLEHMRSAAFEQSDTDLRKILGAFLFSGEDVDKPAGVLSGGEKTRLALATLVCSGANVLLLDEPTNNLDPVSREQVLDAIARYPGAIVLVTHDPGAVTALKPDRAILLPDGDEDAWSDDLLELVELA; from the coding sequence ATGATCACTGCCACCGGCCTGGAGTTGCGCGCCGGCGCCCGGATCCTGCTGTCCGACACCACCCTGCGGGTACAGCCGGGTGACCGGATCGGCCTGGTCGGCCGGAACGGCGCGGGCAAGACCACCACCCTCAAGGTGCTCGCCGGGGAGGGGCAGCCGTACGCCGGCCAGATCGACCGGCGCAGCAACATCGGCTACCTCCCGCAGGACCCGCGTACCGGCGACCTGGAGGTCACCGGCCGGGACCGGGTGCTCTCCGCGCGCGGCCTGGACGTGCTGATGACCCAGATGCAGGAGATCGAAGCCAAGCTCGCCGACGGCGCCGACGAGCGCATGGTCCGCCGGTACGGCGCGCTGGAGGACCAGTTCGCCTCCCTCGGCGGGTACGCCGCCGAGGCGGAGGCCGCCCGGATCTGCGCCAACCTCGGCCTGCCCGACCGGGCGCTCGCCCAGACGATCGGCACCCTCTCCGGCGGCCAGCGACGCCGGATCGAACTGGCCCGGATCCTGTTCCGGGACGCGGGTGAGAACGGCGGCGGCATCCTGCTGCTCGACGAGCCCACCAACCACCTCGACGCCGACTCGATCACCTGGCTGCGCAGCTTCCTCGCCAACCACAAGGGCGGCCTGATCGTGATCAGCCACGACGCCTCACTGTTGGAGGCGGTGGTCAACAAGGTCTGGTTCCTCGACGCCACCCGGAGCGTGGTCGACGTCTACAACCTGGGCTGGAAGGCGTACCTGGAGGCGCGGGAGACCGACGAGCGCCGCCGCCGCCGGGAGCGGGCCAACGCCGAGAAGAAGGCCGGCGCGCTGATGGCCCAGGCCGACAAGATGCGGGCCAAGGCCACCAAGACCGTCGCCGCGCAGAACATGGCCCGCCGGGCCGAACGGCTGCTCTCCGGGCTGGAGGAGGTACGGGTCTCCGACCGGGTCGCGAAGGTGCGGTTCCCCACCCCGGCCCCGTGCGGCAAGACCCCGCTGACCGCCACCGGCCTGTCGAAGTCGTACGGCTCGTTGGAGATCTTCACCGACGTGAACGTGGCGGTGGACCGGGGTTCCCGGGTGGCCATCCTCGGGCTCAACGGTGCCGGCAAGACCACCCTGCTGCGGATGCTCGGTGGCCTGCTGGAGCCGGACACCGGCTCCGTCGACGCCGGCCACGGCCTGCGACTCGGCTACTACGCGCAGGAGCACGAGACCCTGGACGTGGACCGGACGGTGCTGGAGCACATGCGCAGCGCCGCGTTCGAGCAGTCCGACACCGACCTACGAAAGATCCTCGGCGCGTTCCTCTTCTCTGGCGAGGACGTGGACAAGCCGGCCGGCGTGCTCTCCGGTGGCGAGAAGACCCGGCTGGCGCTGGCCACCCTGGTCTGTTCCGGGGCGAACGTGCTGCTGCTCGACGAGCCGACCAACAACCTCGACCCGGTCAGCCGGGAACAGGTCCTCGACGCCATCGCCCGCTATCCGGGGGCGATCGTGCTGGTCACCCACGACCCGGGGGCGGTCACCGCGCTCAAGCCGGACCGGGCGATCCTGTTGCCCGACGGCGACGAGGACGCCTGGAGCGACGACCTGCTCGAACTGGTCGAGCTGGCCTGA
- a CDS encoding GNAT family N-acetyltransferase, with the protein MFAVPLTEDAQLRPLEPWQAVEFLAHMDRAREYVDPWVPFAGLSTDLESARAVLQRHADRRAADTGGIYGIWRDGVLVGGTLFVSLDAHSGTCEVGCWLERSAEGHGLVTRAIRHMIDWAFHERGLHRVQWVNAAHNVRSAAVAQRLGMHLDGVLRSAFPYRGQRHDNQVWSVLADEWPKKPTAAGAISPEDVRVPAERDPAEPTPA; encoded by the coding sequence GTGTTCGCCGTCCCGCTCACCGAGGACGCCCAACTCCGCCCGCTGGAACCATGGCAGGCGGTCGAGTTCCTCGCGCACATGGACCGGGCCCGGGAGTACGTCGACCCGTGGGTCCCGTTCGCCGGGCTGAGCACCGACCTGGAGTCGGCCCGCGCGGTGCTCCAGCGACACGCCGACCGTCGGGCCGCCGACACCGGCGGGATCTACGGCATCTGGCGCGACGGCGTCCTGGTCGGCGGGACGCTCTTCGTCAGCCTCGACGCCCACAGCGGCACCTGCGAGGTGGGCTGCTGGCTGGAACGCTCCGCCGAGGGGCACGGACTGGTCACCCGGGCGATCCGCCACATGATCGACTGGGCGTTCCACGAGCGCGGCCTGCACCGGGTGCAGTGGGTCAACGCGGCGCACAACGTCCGCAGCGCCGCCGTCGCCCAGCGGCTCGGCATGCACCTCGACGGCGTGCTGCGCTCGGCGTTCCCCTACCGGGGCCAGCGGCACGACAACCAGGTCTGGTCGGTGCTCGCCGACGAGTGGCCGAAAAAGCCGACGGCAGCCGGCGCGATAAGCCCCGAGGACGTACGCGTACCCGCCGAGCGTGACCCGGCGGAGCCCACGCCCGCCTGA
- a CDS encoding cadmium resistance transporter: MTDPLGTAAGAAVVFAATNVDDIVVLTVLFAAARATGRPRRWQIVAGQYAGIAALVAVAVVVAAGLLVLPEPWTGLLGLLPVALGVRALLRRDSDEAPAVVGGAAGVAGVTIANGADNIAVYVPVFRTLAPAEALVFLLVFAAGVGLWCLAGARLGGHPRVVRLVERAGHWLVPVIFVVIGVVILAGSGVVGHLVDRLG, from the coding sequence GTGACCGACCCCCTCGGCACCGCGGCCGGCGCGGCCGTGGTGTTCGCCGCGACCAACGTCGACGACATCGTGGTACTCACCGTGCTCTTCGCCGCGGCCCGCGCCACCGGTCGCCCCCGCCGGTGGCAGATCGTCGCCGGCCAGTACGCCGGCATCGCCGCGCTGGTCGCGGTCGCCGTGGTCGTCGCCGCCGGCCTGCTGGTGCTGCCCGAGCCCTGGACCGGCCTGCTCGGCCTGCTCCCGGTCGCGCTCGGCGTGCGGGCGCTGCTGCGCCGGGACTCCGACGAGGCTCCGGCGGTGGTCGGCGGCGCGGCGGGGGTGGCCGGCGTGACCATCGCCAACGGCGCCGACAACATCGCCGTGTACGTGCCGGTGTTCCGTACCCTCGCACCCGCCGAGGCCCTGGTGTTCCTGCTGGTCTTCGCGGCCGGGGTCGGGCTGTGGTGCCTGGCCGGGGCCCGGCTCGGCGGGCACCCCCGGGTGGTCCGGCTGGTGGAACGGGCCGGACACTGGCTGGTGCCGGTGATCTTCGTGGTCATCGGTGTGGTGATCCTGGCCGGTTCCGGGGTGGTCGGCCACCTGGTCGACCGGCTCGGGTGA
- a CDS encoding helix-turn-helix domain-containing protein, with the protein MAATGTATSTEKGRRIVGAERQTLAKDLVKRYTGGESIRALAASTGRSYGFIHRVLTESGVQLRQRGGARRRKKA; encoded by the coding sequence ATGGCAGCCACTGGCACAGCCACCAGCACTGAGAAGGGTCGCCGGATCGTCGGAGCCGAGCGTCAGACACTCGCGAAGGACCTCGTAAAGCGGTACACCGGGGGCGAGAGCATCCGCGCCCTCGCGGCCTCGACCGGCCGTTCCTACGGGTTCATCCACCGCGTGCTCACCGAGTCCGGGGTGCAGCTCCGGCAGCGCGGCGGCGCCCGTCGCCGCAAGAAGGCGTGA
- a CDS encoding enoyl-CoA hydratase/isomerase family protein codes for MTTGPGVRLECAGPVATVTLCRPDVLNAQTPAMWRAMSDFSRSLPGDVRVVVVRGEGRAFSAGLDLSVANATGPGSFAELATLPEPECADRIAEFQSAFTWLHRPDVVSIAAVQGHAIGAGFQLALACDLRVLAEDARLSMAEVTLGLVPDLAGTGRLVDLVGYSRALEICATGRRIDAAEADRIGLATVVVPTAELADATSDLTAALLTGNRDAVVEIKALLAGAARRTPADQQRAEREAQVRRLRDLAGRGE; via the coding sequence GTGACGACCGGGCCCGGGGTACGGCTGGAGTGCGCCGGCCCGGTGGCCACCGTGACGTTGTGTCGTCCCGACGTGCTCAACGCCCAGACACCGGCCATGTGGCGTGCCATGAGCGACTTCTCCCGAAGCCTCCCCGGCGACGTCCGGGTGGTCGTCGTGCGCGGCGAGGGCCGGGCGTTCTCCGCCGGGCTGGACCTGTCGGTCGCCAACGCGACCGGGCCGGGTTCCTTCGCCGAGCTGGCCACCCTGCCCGAGCCGGAGTGCGCCGACCGGATCGCCGAGTTCCAGTCGGCGTTCACCTGGCTGCACCGGCCGGACGTCGTCTCCATCGCGGCGGTGCAGGGGCACGCCATCGGTGCGGGCTTCCAGCTCGCGCTCGCCTGCGACCTGCGGGTGCTCGCCGAGGACGCGCGACTGTCGATGGCCGAGGTCACCCTCGGGCTGGTGCCCGACCTGGCCGGCACCGGTCGTCTGGTCGACCTGGTCGGCTACTCCCGGGCCCTGGAGATCTGTGCCACCGGTCGCCGGATCGACGCCGCCGAGGCCGACCGGATCGGCCTGGCCACCGTGGTGGTGCCGACCGCCGAGCTGGCGGACGCGACGAGTGACCTGACCGCCGCTCTGCTGACCGGCAACCGGGACGCGGTGGTCGAGATCAAGGCCCTGCTCGCCGGCGCGGCGCGCCGAACCCCGGCGGACCAGCAGCGTGCCGAGCGCGAGGCACAGGTCCGGCGGCTGCGGGACCTGGCGGGGCGCGGGGAATGA